The genomic DNA CGTGGCAAACCGGATACCGAGCACGAAGAGAAACAGATAAGAGAACTTAGGAGCAACAGTGGCCAAGAAGATTACCGGATACATCAAGCTGCAGGTGCCCGCGGGCGCCGCCAACCCGTCCCCGCCCATCGGCCCCGCGCTCGGTCAGCGCGGTCTGAACATCATGGAGTTCTGCAAGGCGTTCAACGCCCAGACCCAGGATAAGAAGGGATACGTCATCCCGGTCGTGATCACGGTTTATGCCGATCGCAGCTTCAGCTTCATCACCAAGACCCCGCCCACGCCGGATCTGTTGAAGAAGGCGCTGAACCTGGAAAAGGGATCGGGCGAACCGAACCGTAAGAAGGTCGGCAAGGTGACCCAGAAGCAGATCGAGGACATCGCCAAGATGAAGATGCCCGATTTGAACACGACGAGCTTGGAAGCCGCCATGAGCATGGTCGCGGGAACCGCGAAGAGCATGGGCTTGGAGATCGCGTAAGAAAACCTAGCGCGGTGGAGTCGGCCGGAAATACCGGAACGGCCGACCGGAAGTCACGAACGGCAAGGCT from Fibrobacterota bacterium includes the following:
- the rplK gene encoding 50S ribosomal protein L11 — encoded protein: MAKKITGYIKLQVPAGAANPSPPIGPALGQRGLNIMEFCKAFNAQTQDKKGYVIPVVITVYADRSFSFITKTPPTPDLLKKALNLEKGSGEPNRKKVGKVTQKQIEDIAKMKMPDLNTTSLEAAMSMVAGTAKSMGLEIA